The sequence AAATACACTACTTATATTTATTTTAAAAAAGATAAAATCCTTGCAATTAGAAATCCAAAACGCGAACAAATGTATACCTACAGAGTTGAAGGATCCACTTTACTAATTAAAAAAGAAGTATTTAATGTACTTAAATTTTCTAACAAAAATTTAGGAGAAGACGTACAATTCTGCAAAGATTGTATTGATAATGGTTTTAAAATATATTCTCATAATAAATTGCACCATGTTTATATAAGACATGGAAATACTCATAACCATACATTTAAGATGCAAGATAGCTTGTATCAAAGTATATGCAAGAAAATTGCTATAACAGATGATTATGAAAAGTATTTGAATTTTTAATTGTATATCGACGCGCAAGATTGCACACCACTTGTTAAATATAATCGGTACCCTCCACCTATAGAGGTGGAGAAATCTTGTGCCTTGTTTTAATTACACAAAAATAAACTAATGTTCATACTATAAACTAGAGAAAATTAATCCTTGCTAGATCATATACTAAATAAAATAACTATTTTTTGACCAAATCAATATTTTCTTTAAAAGAATATCCTAATGAGGTGATATATTATTAATAACAAAGATCATGTAATCAAAATAAGTAAAAATGAAGCCTCGTTTCACAGTTCTTATACAAATTTTACTCCAAACCCTAAACAGCACAAAAATCCTGTAAATAAAAATATTAACCAAGTGTTATTAAGAAAAAAAATATATGCACCTTCATCTAAAAAACCTACAGATAAAAAATATGATGATTTTGGAGTATCAATAATAACAATAACAAATAAATTCTCATTTTTAACTAATATTTTCAATAATTATAGTAGGCAACTTTATAAACCTAAAGAGTTAATAATATTATTAAATCATGATTATCTTGATCTACCTACATGGAATAAAAAAGCTACAGAATATAAAAATGTTAAAGTTTTTAAACTTCCATCTCATTACACACTCGGTAGGTGTATAAATTATGCGATATACAAGGCCAAATATCCACTAATCGCAAAATTTGATGATGATGACTATTATTCAGATGAATATTTAAATAACTCTATTAAAGTAATGGGAAAAACAAACGCTGATGTAGTTGGCAAAGGATCACATCTAGTCTACTTTAAAACACTTAATACTTTAGCATTAAGAAATCCAGGCTATGAAAATAAATTTGTTAATTTTGTAAATGGTTCTACTTTGTTATTCAAAAAAAGCATATCAGATTCGGTTAAATTTAGAAATATGAACGCTGCTGAAGATGTTTTCTTCTGCCGCGATTGTTTGTCAATGGGATTTAAGGTTTATTCAACTAATAGATATGATCATATATATATACGGTATCCAAATAAATTAGATCATACTTGGAAAATTACTGACAAAACATTATTAAACAAACATTGCATAACATTAGAAAAGAATATAAGTTTAGAAGAATTAAAAAAGAAAAAAGCTATAATTTAAAAGTTTGCTGAATATCAGCAAACTTTTAAATTATTATACTAATCGTCATCATCTTCAAATGTTTCATCTTTTTCAATTAATATGGAATCGAAGATATTATCTTCTTCTTTTTGAATATGTTTTGTTTCATTATTACATGAAACAATATTTAATCTTGCTTCACCAATAACCTCTACACCTATTTCATATTCAACCTCAACAGATATAGCTGGTTTTCCATCCTTGTTAATTACCATAGTACCTAATGTATTTGGGTTCTTGTTTATCCAAGCTAAAACATGTTTATTATAGTACTTATTATCTTCAATCTTATCTAGTTGCATGTTTTCACTAAACTGAATTATATTTTTAGCAACCTTAGTATCTCCATTTGCTTCATACCAAACATGTACCTCAAATTTACCATTTACTGTTACATCCATTTTTTTTGGTGATATTTCATCAAAACTGCTTTCTAGTATTTCAGTGTTCTTAATAGTACATCCTAATATCTTACTTGGTTTTCTATCTTCAGTTGTAATATAAATAGTAGTATGGAAAGTTTCTGTAGCTTCGCCGCAAACAGCATTTGTTATTATTGTCCTAATTTTACTATTTTGAGCCGATTTAACACGCTTTCTATCCATCATTCCCCTCCTCTACAATAAAACATTCTATTAAATATAATATTCAGTAAAATTACATGGGTGATAATTTTTTTTAATAATACTAATCATGAAAATTATTTTAAGAGTATTAATCTTAATATACATAATTCATACTCTTATTAACCTTTACTAATCTTTATTCATTAATCATTTATACTATTCCTTATAAATAATTATGTTGCACATTTTTTTTATATCTGAATAAAATAAATAAAAAAAGGAGGTAGTAATTATGAAATATCAAGAAAGCTACTTAGGTTCTAGAGATGAAAGCATCAGGAATCTTAAAGAAATCTTCTCTAAGTTAGTAAAAGATTCATTGGAAATAGAAGGAGAATGCATAAAATTACCATATGACAACGATTTAGAAGTAAAAGTAAAATATGAAGAAGATGACTATGAAGGAAAATTAGCAATCAAAATACAATGGTATTATGAAAGTGATGAAGAAGATATCGATGACGAATTAGAAGTTGAAATTTAGTATGCCTAATGGGGGATTATTCCCCCTTTTATAATGTATAGGAGGAAATTCAGGATGGATGCTTCAATAAAAAAAGAAATTACAAATGTGTTGAATCATTATAATTTAAATGTTAAATCTGTTAAAACAGAATCTTATAAAGTAAAAAAAGGTGTTTGGTGGATAGAAACATCAACTGATACTAAAATATTAAAGATGCATTCATATAACAAAGGTATAATAGAATTCATACTAAAAGCAAGCGTACATTTAAGGAATAATGGAGTAAATATTCCTGAAATAATACCAACAAAAGATAATAAAAGTTATGTAAATGTTAACGAGCATTATTTTATACTTTCTGAAGCAATAGAAGGAAAAAAATTTAATTATGTGAATGAAGCTGAAATCGAAGCCATGATAAAATCGTTAGCAAATTTTCACAAAGCATCATTAGGTTTTAAAATAAATGAGTGTGATAACTATAGAACACACATCGGTAAATGGGTACAAAAACGTAAAAGCAAAATTGAAAAACTAATAGTTTATTATACCAACATTGATAAAGAAAAATTTACCAAATTTGATTCTTTAATATTATCTGAATTTAGACATTTTTATAATAGAGCAATTAATTCAATTTCAGAAATAGATAGTTCAGATTATTATAAATACAATAATATCATAAGTAAAAATGGTGGTTTATGCCATCAAGATTTTGCAGCGGGGAATCTTATAAAAACACCAAATAATAAAATATATATAATTGATATGGATTCAATTACAGTTGATATACCTCTTAGAGATATTAGAAAACTTCTAAATAAAATCATGAAAAAGAAAGGTCATTGGGATATAGATTTAACCGGCAAAATAATCTATTGGTACAACTGTGTAAATCCACTTGAAAAATGGCAATGGAGATTATTAAAATCAACCCTCTTATATCCTCATTTATTTATTGGAATAATGAGCAAATATTATGAAAAAAGAGAAAAAACCTGGAATGAAACTAAATACTTAAAAAAATTACAAGATATCATTAAACTTGAACATTCTTTAGAAAAAATAATCAACTCAATAGAAGACATATTCCCTGAATAAAGGAGGTAATTTTTGTGAAAGACAATAAAAAAAATGATTTGCATGAGTTAGCTAAAAGAGTATTATTTGAATACGGAATTTATACAGATAATATAACTTTAATTCAAGATCAAGGTTTAAAAACCTTGTGGAAAATTGGATACAACAATAATTATTATTGTTTAAAAAGATTAAAACACTCAATTGAAAAATGCAAATTCACAGTAAACGCTCAAATTCATATATATAATCAAAACGGTAAAGTTCCAAAAATATTTTTAAATAAACATAACAATCCAATATCCATAATAAACGACCATGCCTTTGTTTTATATTCATGGATTAGTAATAAAACACTCAACTTTGGAAATAAAGAACAATTAAAACTTGCTCTGAAGGGTCTATCTCATTTCCACAAGTGTT is a genomic window of Abyssisolibacter fermentans containing:
- a CDS encoding CotS family spore coat protein yields the protein MDASIKKEITNVLNHYNLNVKSVKTESYKVKKGVWWIETSTDTKILKMHSYNKGIIEFILKASVHLRNNGVNIPEIIPTKDNKSYVNVNEHYFILSEAIEGKKFNYVNEAEIEAMIKSLANFHKASLGFKINECDNYRTHIGKWVQKRKSKIEKLIVYYTNIDKEKFTKFDSLILSEFRHFYNRAINSISEIDSSDYYKYNNIISKNGGLCHQDFAAGNLIKTPNNKIYIIDMDSITVDIPLRDIRKLLNKIMKKKGHWDIDLTGKIIYWYNCVNPLEKWQWRLLKSTLLYPHLFIGIMSKYYEKREKTWNETKYLKKLQDIIKLEHSLEKIINSIEDIFPE
- a CDS encoding glycosyltransferase, giving the protein MLLRKKIYAPSSKKPTDKKYDDFGVSIITITNKFSFLTNIFNNYSRQLYKPKELIILLNHDYLDLPTWNKKATEYKNVKVFKLPSHYTLGRCINYAIYKAKYPLIAKFDDDDYYSDEYLNNSIKVMGKTNADVVGKGSHLVYFKTLNTLALRNPGYENKFVNFVNGSTLLFKKSISDSVKFRNMNAAEDVFFCRDCLSMGFKVYSTNRYDHIYIRYPNKLDHTWKITDKTLLNKHCITLEKNISLEELKKKKAII
- the cotE gene encoding outer spore coat protein CotE encodes the protein MDRKRVKSAQNSKIRTIITNAVCGEATETFHTTIYITTEDRKPSKILGCTIKNTEILESSFDEISPKKMDVTVNGKFEVHVWYEANGDTKVAKNIIQFSENMQLDKIEDNKYYNKHVLAWINKNPNTLGTMVINKDGKPAISVEVEYEIGVEVIGEARLNIVSCNNETKHIQKEEDNIFDSILIEKDETFEDDDD